From Megalobrama amblycephala isolate DHTTF-2021 linkage group LG24, ASM1881202v1, whole genome shotgun sequence, the proteins below share one genomic window:
- the krt5 gene encoding keratin, type II cytoskeletal 5 — MTSIKTVQYSSGGSLSGGFCGGGGIRKSFSSMSASAAPIGSRMSSVSFRRSGGGGGAGFGGGSGFGGGSGASYSYSIGGGGLGVGLGGGYGGGAGFGGGSGFGGGAGFGGGAGFGGGAGFGGGGFGGGFGHGGMAPITAVTVNQSLLAPLNLDIDPNIQAVRTQEKEQIKNLNNRFASFIDKVRFLEQQNKVLETKWSLLQDQTTTRSNIDAMFEAYIANLRRQLDGLGNEKMKLEGEMKNMQNLVEDFKNKYEDEINKRAAVENEFVLLKKDVDAAYMNKVELEAKVDSLQDEINFLRAIFEEELRELQGQIKDTSVIVEMDNSRNLDMDSIVAEVRAQYEDIANRSRAEAESWYKQKFEEMQSSAGKYGDDLRNTKAEIAELNRMISRLQNEIESVKGQRANLEAQIAEAEERGELAVKDAKLRIKELEEALQRAKQDMARQVREYQELMNVKLALDIEIATYRKLLEGEESRIATGGSAATIHIQESSSSGGGSFGYGGGSGFGGGSGFGGGSGFGGGSGYGGGSGFSGGSGFGYGGGSSLSMSGGGGGGGGQISVSRSSVVQSSQKRRF; from the exons ATGACTTCAATTAAAACAGTACAGTACAGCAGCGGCGGAAGCTTGAGCGGCGGCTTTTGTGGTGGTGGAGGTATTAGAAAGAGCTTCTCTAGCATGTCTGCCAGCGCAGCTCCCATTGGCAGCAGGATGAGCTCTGTGTCATTCCGTCGCTCCGGCGGTGGTGGCGGAGCCGGCTTTGGAGGAGGATCCGGCTTTGGAGGAGGATCCGGAGCAAGCTACAGCTACAGCATTGGCGGTGGAGGTCTCGGAGTTGGTCTCGGAGGTGGTTACGGCGGTGGTGCTGGATTCGGCGGTGGTTCAGGTTTCGGAGGTGGTGCAGGATTCGGTGGCGGTGCAGGATTCGGTGGTGGTGCTGGATTCGGCGGTGGTGGATTTGGTGGAGGATTCGGTCATGGCGGTATGGCACCCATCACAGCTGTCACAGTCAACCAGAGCCTCCTAGCTCCATTGAACCTAGACATCGACCCCAACATCCAAGCTGTCCGCACCCAGGAGAAAGAGCAGATCAAGAACCTCAACAACCGCTTTGCTTCCTTCATTGACAAG GTGCGCTTCCTAGAGCAGCAGAACAAAGTACTTGAGACAAAATGGAGTTTACTGCAGGACCAGACGACAACCCGCTCCAACATCGACGCCATGTTCGAGGCCTACATCGCCAACCTGCGCAGACAGCTTGATGGACTTGGTAATGAGAAGATGAAGCTAGAAGGAGAGATGAAGAACATGCAGAATTTGGTGGAGGACTTCAAGAACAA ATATGAGGATGAAATCAACAAGCGTGCCGCAGTGGAAAATGAATTTGTCCTGCTCAAGAAG GATGTTGACGCTGCTTACATGAACAAGGTTGAGCTTGAGGCCAAGGTTGATTCCCTTCAAGATGAAATCAACTTCCTTAGAGCCATCTTTGAGGAG GAGCTCCGTGAACTCCAGGGACAGATCAAAGACACATCAGTCATTGTGGAAATGGACAACAGTCGCAACCTGGACATGGATTCCATCGTTGCCGAGGTCCGTGCTCAGTATGAGGACATTGCCAACCGCAGCCGTGCTGAGGCCGAGTCGTGGTACAAACAGAAG TTCGAGGAGATGCAGTCATCTGCCGGCAAATATGGAGATGACCTTCGCAACACCAAGGCCGAGATTGCTGAGCTCAACCGCATGATCAGCAGACTTCAGAATGAAATTGAATCTGTCAAGGGACAA CGTGCCAACCTGGAAGCTCAGATCGCTGAGGCTGAGGAGCGTGGAGAACTGGCAGTGAAGGATGCCAAGCTCCGCATTAAGGAACTGGAGGAGGCCCTGCAAAGAGCAAAGCAGGATATGGCGCGCCAGGTGCGTGAGTACCAGGAGCTCATGAATGTCAAACTGGCCTTGGACATTGAGATCGCAACCTACAGGAAGCTTCTGGAAGGAGAGGAGTCCAG gATTGCTACTGGTGGCAGTGCTGCAACCATCCACATCCAGGAGTCAAGCAGCA GTGGTGGCGGCAGCTTCGGATACGGTGGTGGTAGCGGCTTCGGTGGAGGCAGCGGCTTCGGTGGAGGCAGCGGATTCGGTGGTGGCAGCGGCTACGGTGGTGGCAGCGGCTTCAGTGGTGGCAGCGGCTTTGGATATGGCGGTGGCTCCAGCCTGAGCATGAGCGgtggcggcggcggcggcggtgGTCAAATCTCAGTGTCCCGCTCCTCTGTGGTGCAGTCTAGCCAGAAGCGCCGCTTCTAA